A part of Vigna radiata var. radiata cultivar VC1973A chromosome 11, Vradiata_ver6, whole genome shotgun sequence genomic DNA contains:
- the LOC106776455 gene encoding protein misato homolog 1 isoform X2 — translation MKEIVTVQVGDFANFVGSHFWNFQDEMLGLAGDPSADSVFKNQDLNMDVLYRTGETQQGIPSYTPRLVSINLRGSLGSMNSHGTLYTEVASTSQDVVTWTGRVSTQASQPFKRNLFLQRLYEEEENSNINEIPGSNNDSRTEYEDKDIIECLENDVQFWTDYSKVHYHPRSLYELDRVWANVDEFNNYGIGRDSFAWAAQGEEISDRLRFFVEECDHIQGFQFIVDDSGGFSAVAAEFLENIVDEYTNIPVLLYAVQGSGSRTNLQSGKRTVSEVLHDSISFSRLSSYCKLIVPVGLPSLSKSKASRFLHIEDAKHFHSSAVYAAALHSISLPFRMVPVGPSADACSISGAVDIHGVVQMLSRQGRQNMVSVLDVAMPAPSLTGGQNDLSLLEILQPLTPQTDDDVEDLLAIEHMTVHGALASGHRASVSEVKDKVDGAFRCASTRPMFCHLSVALCPLPIPLSFPSIFGNSVGNQGELVGGQTINSSPKGSLEVHSVPMAARLRSSSAVLPLLENKLRNLQRFGIQRGAAGAELLRSWSFGMEELVEMEEMLSKMAAALRPPQLTSDSD, via the exons ATGAAAGAAATCGTGACTGTCCAGGTTGGCGATTTCGCGAACTTTGTTGGTTCTCACTTCTGGAACTTTCAG GATGAGATGCTTGGGCTGGCTGGGGATCCCTCTGCAGATTCAGTGTTCAAGAATCAGGATCTTAACATGGACGTGCTTTATCGTACTGGTGAGACACAACAG GGCATTCCTTCGTATACCCCTCGCCTGGTTTCAATAAACTTGAGag GATCCCTTGGATCTATGAATTCACACGGTACATTGTATACGGAGGTTGCTTCCACATCACAAGATGTTGTCACTTG GACTGGTAGAGTTTCCACTCAAGCCTCTCAaccttttaaaagaaatttgttccTTCAAAGACTttatgaagaagaggaaaattcGAATATAAATGAGATACCTGGTTCAAATAATGATTCCCGGACTGAGTACGAGGATAAGGATATAATTGAATGCCTAGAAAATGATGTACAGTTTTGGACAGACTACTCAAAAGTACATTATCACCCCCGGAGTCTTTATGAATTAGATAGAGTTTGGGCAAACGTTGACGAGTTTAACAATTATGGAATTGGAAGGGACTCCTTTGCTTGGGCTGCACAAGGGGAAGAAATAAGTGACAGGCTTCGATTTTTTGTTGAAGAGTGTGACCATATACAG GGATTTCAATTTATAGTTGATGATTCTGGAGGTTTCTCTGCTGTTGCCGCTGAATTTTTAGAGAACATTGTAGACGAGTATACAAACATTCCTGTCTTACTGTATGCTGTTCAAGGTTCTGGTTCACGCACAAATCTTCAGAGTGGGAAGCGTACAGTGTCAGAGGTTCTTCATGATTCTATATCATTTTCAAGATTGTCATCATACTGTAAACTTATTGTACCTGTTGGTCTGCCCTCCTTAAGTAAAA GTAAAGCTTCCAGATTCCTCCACATTGAAGATGCGAAGCATTTCCACTCAAGTGCAGTTTATGCTGCAGCATTACATTCCATTAGTCTACCTTTTCGAATGGTTCCTGTTGGGCCTAGTGCAGATGCTTGTTCTATTTCTGGTGCTGTGGATATTCATGGAGTTGTACAAATGTTATCAAGACAAGGAAGGCAGAATATGGTGTCAGTTCTCGATGTTGCGATGCCAGCACCATCCTTAACTG GGGGGCAGAATGACCTGTCTTTGTTAGAGATTTTACAGCCATTGACCCCACAAACAGATGATGATGTTGAAGACTTGTTGGCTATTGAACACATGACAGTCCATGGAGCTCTTGCATCAG GTCATCGCGCTTCAGTTAGTGAGGTAAAGGATAAAGTTGATGGTGCTTTTAGATGTGCCAGTACAAGGCCAATGTTCTGCCATCTATCTGTTGCACTTTGTCCCTTGCCTATCCCCTTGTCTTTTCCATCAATATTTGGGAACAGTGTAGGCAACCAAGGTGAATTAGTAGGTGGTCAAACTATTAATTCATCACCTAAAGGATCCCTTGAGGTCCATTCCGTTCCCATGGCCGCCAGATTACGTTCCAGCAGTGCTGTATTACCACTCTTAGAGAATAAACTGCGAAATCTTCAGCGTTTTGGAATTCAACGAGGTGCAGCTGGGGCAGAGTTACTTAGAAGTTGGAGCTTTGGCATGGAAGAATTGGTGGAGATGGAAGAAATGTTGTCTAAAATGGCAGCGGCATTGCGTCCTCCTCAGTTGACGTCAGATTCAGATTAG
- the LOC106776455 gene encoding protein misato homolog 1 isoform X1 produces the protein MKEIVTVQVGDFANFVGSHFWNFQDEMLGLAGDPSADSVFKNQDLNMDVLYRTGETQQGIPSYTPRLVSINLRGSLGSMNSHGTLYTEVASTSQDVVTWTGRVSTQASQPFKRNLFLQRLYEEEENSNINEIPGSNNDSRTEYEDKDIIECLENDVQFWTDYSKVHYHPRSLYELDRVWANVDEFNNYGIGRDSFAWAAQGEEISDRLRFFVEECDHIQGFQFIVDDSGGFSAVAAEFLENIVDEYTNIPVLLYAVQGSGSRTNLQSGKRTVSEVLHDSISFSRLSSYCKLIVPVGLPSLSKSKASRFLHIEDAKHFHSSAVYAAALHSISLPFRMVPVGPSADACSISGAVDIHGVVQMLSRQGRQNMVSVLDVAMPAPSLTGGQNDLSLLEILQPLTPQTDDDVEDLLAIEHMTVHGALASEGHRASVSEVKDKVDGAFRCASTRPMFCHLSVALCPLPIPLSFPSIFGNSVGNQGELVGGQTINSSPKGSLEVHSVPMAARLRSSSAVLPLLENKLRNLQRFGIQRGAAGAELLRSWSFGMEELVEMEEMLSKMAAALRPPQLTSDSD, from the exons ATGAAAGAAATCGTGACTGTCCAGGTTGGCGATTTCGCGAACTTTGTTGGTTCTCACTTCTGGAACTTTCAG GATGAGATGCTTGGGCTGGCTGGGGATCCCTCTGCAGATTCAGTGTTCAAGAATCAGGATCTTAACATGGACGTGCTTTATCGTACTGGTGAGACACAACAG GGCATTCCTTCGTATACCCCTCGCCTGGTTTCAATAAACTTGAGag GATCCCTTGGATCTATGAATTCACACGGTACATTGTATACGGAGGTTGCTTCCACATCACAAGATGTTGTCACTTG GACTGGTAGAGTTTCCACTCAAGCCTCTCAaccttttaaaagaaatttgttccTTCAAAGACTttatgaagaagaggaaaattcGAATATAAATGAGATACCTGGTTCAAATAATGATTCCCGGACTGAGTACGAGGATAAGGATATAATTGAATGCCTAGAAAATGATGTACAGTTTTGGACAGACTACTCAAAAGTACATTATCACCCCCGGAGTCTTTATGAATTAGATAGAGTTTGGGCAAACGTTGACGAGTTTAACAATTATGGAATTGGAAGGGACTCCTTTGCTTGGGCTGCACAAGGGGAAGAAATAAGTGACAGGCTTCGATTTTTTGTTGAAGAGTGTGACCATATACAG GGATTTCAATTTATAGTTGATGATTCTGGAGGTTTCTCTGCTGTTGCCGCTGAATTTTTAGAGAACATTGTAGACGAGTATACAAACATTCCTGTCTTACTGTATGCTGTTCAAGGTTCTGGTTCACGCACAAATCTTCAGAGTGGGAAGCGTACAGTGTCAGAGGTTCTTCATGATTCTATATCATTTTCAAGATTGTCATCATACTGTAAACTTATTGTACCTGTTGGTCTGCCCTCCTTAAGTAAAA GTAAAGCTTCCAGATTCCTCCACATTGAAGATGCGAAGCATTTCCACTCAAGTGCAGTTTATGCTGCAGCATTACATTCCATTAGTCTACCTTTTCGAATGGTTCCTGTTGGGCCTAGTGCAGATGCTTGTTCTATTTCTGGTGCTGTGGATATTCATGGAGTTGTACAAATGTTATCAAGACAAGGAAGGCAGAATATGGTGTCAGTTCTCGATGTTGCGATGCCAGCACCATCCTTAACTG GGGGGCAGAATGACCTGTCTTTGTTAGAGATTTTACAGCCATTGACCCCACAAACAGATGATGATGTTGAAGACTTGTTGGCTATTGAACACATGACAGTCCATGGAGCTCTTGCATCAG AAGGTCATCGCGCTTCAGTTAGTGAGGTAAAGGATAAAGTTGATGGTGCTTTTAGATGTGCCAGTACAAGGCCAATGTTCTGCCATCTATCTGTTGCACTTTGTCCCTTGCCTATCCCCTTGTCTTTTCCATCAATATTTGGGAACAGTGTAGGCAACCAAGGTGAATTAGTAGGTGGTCAAACTATTAATTCATCACCTAAAGGATCCCTTGAGGTCCATTCCGTTCCCATGGCCGCCAGATTACGTTCCAGCAGTGCTGTATTACCACTCTTAGAGAATAAACTGCGAAATCTTCAGCGTTTTGGAATTCAACGAGGTGCAGCTGGGGCAGAGTTACTTAGAAGTTGGAGCTTTGGCATGGAAGAATTGGTGGAGATGGAAGAAATGTTGTCTAAAATGGCAGCGGCATTGCGTCCTCCTCAGTTGACGTCAGATTCAGATTAG
- the LOC106776455 gene encoding protein misato homolog 1 isoform X3, whose amino-acid sequence MRCLGWLGIPLQIQCSRIRILTWTCFIVLGIPSYTPRLVSINLRGSLGSMNSHGTLYTEVASTSQDVVTWTGRVSTQASQPFKRNLFLQRLYEEEENSNINEIPGSNNDSRTEYEDKDIIECLENDVQFWTDYSKVHYHPRSLYELDRVWANVDEFNNYGIGRDSFAWAAQGEEISDRLRFFVEECDHIQGFQFIVDDSGGFSAVAAEFLENIVDEYTNIPVLLYAVQGSGSRTNLQSGKRTVSEVLHDSISFSRLSSYCKLIVPVGLPSLSKSKASRFLHIEDAKHFHSSAVYAAALHSISLPFRMVPVGPSADACSISGAVDIHGVVQMLSRQGRQNMVSVLDVAMPAPSLTGGQNDLSLLEILQPLTPQTDDDVEDLLAIEHMTVHGALASEGHRASVSEVKDKVDGAFRCASTRPMFCHLSVALCPLPIPLSFPSIFGNSVGNQGELVGGQTINSSPKGSLEVHSVPMAARLRSSSAVLPLLENKLRNLQRFGIQRGAAGAELLRSWSFGMEELVEMEEMLSKMAAALRPPQLTSDSD is encoded by the exons ATGAGATGCTTGGGCTGGCTGGGGATCCCTCTGCAGATTCAGTGTTCAAGAATCAGGATCTTAACATGGACGTGCTTTATCGTACTG GGCATTCCTTCGTATACCCCTCGCCTGGTTTCAATAAACTTGAGag GATCCCTTGGATCTATGAATTCACACGGTACATTGTATACGGAGGTTGCTTCCACATCACAAGATGTTGTCACTTG GACTGGTAGAGTTTCCACTCAAGCCTCTCAaccttttaaaagaaatttgttccTTCAAAGACTttatgaagaagaggaaaattcGAATATAAATGAGATACCTGGTTCAAATAATGATTCCCGGACTGAGTACGAGGATAAGGATATAATTGAATGCCTAGAAAATGATGTACAGTTTTGGACAGACTACTCAAAAGTACATTATCACCCCCGGAGTCTTTATGAATTAGATAGAGTTTGGGCAAACGTTGACGAGTTTAACAATTATGGAATTGGAAGGGACTCCTTTGCTTGGGCTGCACAAGGGGAAGAAATAAGTGACAGGCTTCGATTTTTTGTTGAAGAGTGTGACCATATACAG GGATTTCAATTTATAGTTGATGATTCTGGAGGTTTCTCTGCTGTTGCCGCTGAATTTTTAGAGAACATTGTAGACGAGTATACAAACATTCCTGTCTTACTGTATGCTGTTCAAGGTTCTGGTTCACGCACAAATCTTCAGAGTGGGAAGCGTACAGTGTCAGAGGTTCTTCATGATTCTATATCATTTTCAAGATTGTCATCATACTGTAAACTTATTGTACCTGTTGGTCTGCCCTCCTTAAGTAAAA GTAAAGCTTCCAGATTCCTCCACATTGAAGATGCGAAGCATTTCCACTCAAGTGCAGTTTATGCTGCAGCATTACATTCCATTAGTCTACCTTTTCGAATGGTTCCTGTTGGGCCTAGTGCAGATGCTTGTTCTATTTCTGGTGCTGTGGATATTCATGGAGTTGTACAAATGTTATCAAGACAAGGAAGGCAGAATATGGTGTCAGTTCTCGATGTTGCGATGCCAGCACCATCCTTAACTG GGGGGCAGAATGACCTGTCTTTGTTAGAGATTTTACAGCCATTGACCCCACAAACAGATGATGATGTTGAAGACTTGTTGGCTATTGAACACATGACAGTCCATGGAGCTCTTGCATCAG AAGGTCATCGCGCTTCAGTTAGTGAGGTAAAGGATAAAGTTGATGGTGCTTTTAGATGTGCCAGTACAAGGCCAATGTTCTGCCATCTATCTGTTGCACTTTGTCCCTTGCCTATCCCCTTGTCTTTTCCATCAATATTTGGGAACAGTGTAGGCAACCAAGGTGAATTAGTAGGTGGTCAAACTATTAATTCATCACCTAAAGGATCCCTTGAGGTCCATTCCGTTCCCATGGCCGCCAGATTACGTTCCAGCAGTGCTGTATTACCACTCTTAGAGAATAAACTGCGAAATCTTCAGCGTTTTGGAATTCAACGAGGTGCAGCTGGGGCAGAGTTACTTAGAAGTTGGAGCTTTGGCATGGAAGAATTGGTGGAGATGGAAGAAATGTTGTCTAAAATGGCAGCGGCATTGCGTCCTCCTCAGTTGACGTCAGATTCAGATTAG
- the LOC106776956 gene encoding transcription factor HHO5 encodes MNLYPLLLYTFLRYHLKSGYGMVVCDLWEHTLAHRKSPHPTQQHSSAFMELSLDLSLGFVPKPISLFFADVSANRNNTDKVATLDGFVQRLEDELRKVEAFKRELPLCMLLLNDAIARLKEEKVKCSVLQDPPTSEQFVPPKTNSGGSENEKCEKKNWMSSAQLWSTQKIKSTNEDGDRSVPQNPINGNLCAPRKEGSQIPSFSLMGHGSELSHSNSKSVCGDTSSGSSLLRVEVQSQPQPPQHMQQNPRKQRRCWSPELHRRFVDALQQLGGAQVATPKQIRELMQVDSLTNDEVKSHLQKYRLHVRRFPVSSVGQADNGSWMGQDQCGNKSKGNLSQSGSPQGPLTPLLLGGGGSAKGISSPGRNSVDAEDEQSDCRNWKGGLHQHLEADNQSL; translated from the exons atgaatctCTATCCTCTTCTTCTTTACACCTTCCTTCGTTATCATCTCAAATCAGGGTATGGTATGGTAGTTTGTGATTTGTGGGAGCATACTCTCGCTCACAGAAAATCACCCCATCCCACTCAACAACACTCCAGTGCTTTCATGGAGCTCAGCTTGGACCTGAGTTTGGGCTTTGTCCCCAAACCCATTTCCCTCTTTTTCGCCGATGTTTCTGCCAACAGAAACAACACCGACAAAGTTGCCACGCTGGACGGCTTTGTGCAGAGGTTGGAGGACGAATTGAGGAAAGTTGAGGCCTTCAAACGCGAGCTTCCTCTCTGCATGCTCCTCCTAAACGATG CTATCGCCAgattgaaagaggaaaaagtaaAGTGTTCAGTACTACAAGATCCGCCTACCAGTGAACAGTTTGTGCCACCGAAAACCAATTCTGGGGGAAgcgaaaatgaaaaatgtgaaaagaaGAATTGGATGAGTTCAGCTCAACTTTGGAGCACTCAGAAAATCAAATCG ACGAATGAGGATGGTGACAGGTCTGTGCCACAGAATCCAATTAATGGGAATTTGTGTGCCCCGAGGAAGGAGGGTTCACAAATTCCGAGCTTTAGTTTGATGGGTCACGGGTCTGAACTGAGTCATAGCAATTCCAAGAGTGTATGTGGAGATACTAGTTCTGGCTCTTCTTTGCTTCGTGTTGAGGTACAGAGCCAGCCCCAACCGCCGCAACATATGCAGCAGAATCCAAGGAAACAGAGGCGGTGCTGGTCACCAGAGCTGCACCGGCGTTTTGTGGATGCTCTTCAACAACTTGGTGGAGCACAAG tGGCCACCCCTAAACAGATTAGAGAACTGATGCAGGTGGACAGCCTGACAAATGATGAAGTGAAAAGCCATTTGCAA AAGTACAGGCTTCATGTTAGGAGATTCCCAGTTTCCTCAGTTGGGCAGGCTGATAATGGGTCATGGATGGGCCAAGATCAATGTGGGAATAAATCAAAGGGAAACTTGTCACAGTCTGGTTCTCCTCAAGGTCCTCTGACACCTCTCTTACTAGGAGGAGGAGGGTCTGCTAAGGGTATCTCAAGCCCTGGACGGAACAGTGTGGATGCAGAAGATGAGCAATCAGATTGCAGGAATTGGAAAGGAGGGCTCCACCAGCACCTTGAAGCTGATAACCAGAGCCTCTAA